The following are encoded in a window of Wolbachia endosymbiont (group B) of Hofmannophila pseudospretella genomic DNA:
- a CDS encoding head decoration protein — protein sequence MSCIIEQNNLGDLLKYEASSLYSRDQITVAKGQNLKLGTVVGSDKDNMIKIINPTATDGTQTAIGAIVSDVNATENAKAVIITRIAMLADHAIVWPANITEEQKNAAIKQLEARGIIIRKGA from the coding sequence ATGAGTTGTATAATCGAACAAAATAATCTAGGTGACTTATTAAAGTATGAGGCATCAAGTCTATATTCAAGAGACCAAATAACGGTAGCCAAGGGACAAAATCTTAAACTTGGTACAGTTGTTGGTAGTGATAAGGATAACATGATTAAGATAATAAATCCAACTGCAACAGATGGTACACAAACAGCAATAGGTGCGATAGTAAGTGATGTAAATGCGACAGAAAATGCCAAAGCAGTAATCATTACACGTATAGCAATGCTAGCAGATCATGCAATTGTGTGGCCAGCAAATATCACTGAAGAGCAGAAAAATGCAGCAATAAAGCAACTTGAAGCACGAGGGATCATTATCCGCAAGGGAGCTTAA
- a CDS encoding major capsid protein, with product MQNPFTNTAFSMTALTNAMNILPINYGRVENLNLFPSRSVRFRHITIEEHNGVLSLLPTQVPGAPATVGKRGKRKVRTFTIPHIPHDDVVLPEEVQGIRAFGSESELKALADVITDHLQLMRNKHAITLEHLRMGALKGIILDADGSELLNLYNEFEITPKVVNFALGTATTDVKRKCLEVLRHIEDNLSGEYMTGIHALVSPEFFDALTSHAKVKEAYERWQEGAALRNDMRSGFTFCGITFEEYRGQATDPEGTVRRFIEKDTGHCFPVGTASTFTTYFAPADFNETVNTLGQPLYAKQEPRRFDRGTDLHTQSNPLPMCHRPGTLVKVVAA from the coding sequence ATGCAAAATCCATTTACAAATACAGCATTTAGCATGACGGCACTAACAAATGCGATGAATATATTGCCGATAAATTATGGACGTGTTGAAAATTTAAATTTGTTTCCAAGTAGGTCAGTAAGATTTAGACATATTACGATAGAAGAACACAACGGAGTGTTAAGTTTACTACCAACGCAAGTACCCGGAGCACCAGCAACAGTAGGAAAAAGAGGAAAAAGAAAGGTAAGAACATTTACGATTCCGCACATTCCGCATGATGATGTAGTGCTGCCAGAAGAAGTACAAGGAATAAGGGCATTTGGATCAGAGAGTGAACTTAAAGCGCTGGCAGATGTAATAACCGATCATTTGCAATTGATGAGGAACAAACATGCAATAACATTAGAGCATTTGCGAATGGGAGCGCTCAAAGGAATAATTTTAGATGCTGATGGGTCAGAATTATTAAATCTGTACAACGAATTTGAAATCACACCGAAAGTAGTAAATTTTGCCCTTGGAACAGCAACAACTGACGTAAAACGTAAGTGTCTGGAAGTACTCCGGCACATAGAAGATAATCTAAGTGGTGAATATATGACTGGAATTCATGCCTTGGTAAGCCCTGAGTTTTTTGATGCATTAACTTCTCATGCTAAAGTAAAAGAAGCATATGAAAGATGGCAAGAAGGAGCAGCACTTCGAAATGATATGAGGTCAGGATTTACGTTCTGTGGCATAACATTTGAGGAATATAGAGGGCAAGCAACTGACCCTGAAGGAACAGTAAGAAGATTTATTGAGAAAGATACAGGGCACTGTTTTCCAGTAGGAACAGCGAGCACATTTACAACATATTTTGCACCAGCAGATTTTAATGAAACAGTAAATACACTAGGACAGCCACTATATGCAAAACAAGAGCCAAGGAGATTTGATAGAGGAACTGATTTACATACGCAGTCGAATCCATTGCCAATGTGCCACAGACCAGGAACATTAGTAAAAGTCGTTGCAGCATAA
- a CDS encoding phage tail protein gives MSVHIEVEVIESVNAKRKKIELAIVRALNRTALWLKLKTAKEISEEKKSLIRKRLRIFKAKTSRLEVLIRANLYDIRASTIGKIQKTRRGSKVGKHEFIGGFAAVMPKGNSGMFKREGRAALPIKEIKLPLEPEASRIIGNFVNYESEREFEKYFKHELNYILKV, from the coding sequence ATGTCTGTGCATATAGAAGTTGAGGTAATAGAAAGTGTAAATGCTAAAAGAAAAAAAATAGAATTAGCAATAGTAAGAGCGTTAAACAGAACAGCACTATGGCTAAAATTGAAGACAGCAAAAGAAATTAGTGAGGAAAAGAAAAGTTTGATAAGAAAGAGATTAAGAATTTTTAAGGCGAAAACTAGCAGATTAGAAGTGTTAATTAGAGCAAATCTCTATGACATTAGAGCATCGACAATTGGTAAAATACAAAAAACAAGAAGAGGATCGAAAGTAGGAAAGCATGAGTTTATAGGAGGATTTGCAGCAGTTATGCCAAAAGGAAATAGCGGTATGTTTAAACGTGAAGGAAGAGCAGCATTGCCAATAAAGGAAATTAAGTTGCCACTAGAACCAGAGGCTTCAAGGATAATAGGGAATTTTGTTAATTATGAGAGTGAGAGAGAGTTTGAGAAATACTTTAAGCATGAGCTAAACTATATTTTAAAGGTATGA
- a CDS encoding PAAR domain-containing protein: MNKGIVRLGDYCGEAIPHFCISGSNNVFVNGKSICRQGDSFSEGKVMIQGSKTVFANGLGIGRVEDIVSCGFKVIRGSSDVFTEPV; this comes from the coding sequence TTGAACAAAGGAATAGTGAGGTTAGGAGACTACTGTGGAGAAGCTATACCACATTTCTGCATTAGCGGAAGTAATAATGTTTTTGTAAACGGTAAGTCAATATGTAGACAAGGAGACAGTTTTAGTGAAGGAAAAGTAATGATTCAAGGATCAAAAACAGTGTTTGCAAATGGTCTTGGTATAGGAAGAGTAGAAGATATAGTTTCATGTGGGTTTAAAGTAATTAGAGGGAGTTCTGATGTTTTTACAGAGCCAGTATGA
- a CDS encoding S49 family peptidase has translation MWINKPIMVERRSFELLSLYNSKQPIFKNLKHFHINPKGIAIIRIYGVLTKKTEAFDHILDMTSYENIHEEIESALEDKSIETILLDIDSPGGEVNGVFDLADFIYESRAKKRIIAIANDDAYSAAYAIASSAEKIFLTRTSGVGSIGVIASHIDQSRFDEKQGIKYTTIFAGSRKNDLNPHEPMTSESLESLQKEVDRLYEMFVQLIARNRNLSIEAIKSTEAGLYFGEKAVEIDLADGVTTFFEFINNHRSVSMTTNELTEEGYENCRREILEIIRLCNVSKMPEKIGEFIEQGVSIEQAREVLMELLAERTKKTEILSAIPQNSGEELMTEVARTRAQSSI, from the coding sequence ATGTGGATAAATAAACCAATAATGGTAGAGAGAAGAAGCTTTGAACTACTATCATTATATAACAGCAAACAACCTATCTTTAAGAACTTAAAGCATTTTCATATAAACCCAAAAGGAATAGCAATAATACGTATTTATGGAGTTTTGACAAAAAAAACAGAAGCTTTTGATCATATTTTAGACATGACTTCATATGAAAATATTCATGAAGAGATAGAGAGCGCTTTAGAAGATAAAAGCATAGAGACGATTCTACTTGACATAGACAGTCCAGGAGGGGAAGTAAACGGTGTCTTTGACCTAGCTGATTTTATTTATGAATCAAGAGCAAAAAAGAGGATAATAGCGATAGCAAATGATGATGCATACTCTGCTGCATATGCTATAGCTTCAAGCGCTGAAAAGATTTTTCTCACCCGCACTTCAGGGGTTGGGAGTATAGGAGTAATAGCAAGTCATATAGATCAAAGTAGATTTGATGAAAAGCAAGGTATTAAGTACACCACAATCTTTGCTGGTAGTCGAAAGAATGATTTAAACCCACATGAGCCAATGACGTCTGAAAGTCTGGAAAGCTTACAAAAAGAAGTAGACCGACTATATGAAATGTTTGTGCAGCTAATAGCACGTAATCGAAACCTTTCTATAGAAGCAATCAAATCAACGGAAGCAGGGCTATATTTTGGGGAGAAAGCAGTAGAAATAGATCTTGCAGATGGAGTTACAACATTTTTTGAATTTATCAATAATCATAGGAGTGTTAGTATGACAACTAATGAGTTAACTGAGGAAGGCTACGAGAACTGTCGTAGAGAAATTTTAGAGATAATAAGATTATGTAATGTATCAAAGATGCCAGAAAAGATAGGAGAATTTATAGAGCAAGGCGTAAGTATTGAGCAAGCCAGGGAGGTTTTAATGGAATTACTTGCAGAGAGAACGAAAAAGACAGAGATACTGAGTGCAATACCGCAGAATTCAGGAGAAGAGTTGATGACGGAGGTAGCAAGGACTAGAGCGCAATCAAGTATTTAA
- a CDS encoding phage baseplate assembly protein V: MLENNFAIAELQRKVANMIRIGVVKEIDYEKAKVRVKIGEFLTDWLPWITSKAGEDRDWSPPDIDEQVVVFSPLGELSLGVVLAGIYQEKYHAPENKKEINSVKFQDGTKFTYDKEKHHLEIEVVDKITLKAGGSSIEMTKSGIKLKAERIDLN, encoded by the coding sequence ATGTTGGAAAATAATTTTGCCATTGCAGAGTTACAGAGAAAAGTAGCGAATATGATTCGTATAGGAGTTGTAAAAGAAATAGATTATGAAAAAGCAAAAGTAAGAGTGAAAATAGGAGAATTTTTAACAGATTGGTTGCCATGGATAACAAGCAAAGCAGGAGAAGATAGAGATTGGTCTCCGCCAGATATCGATGAACAAGTTGTGGTATTTTCTCCTCTTGGTGAACTATCATTAGGGGTGGTGTTAGCAGGAATATATCAGGAAAAATACCATGCACCAGAGAATAAAAAAGAAATAAATAGTGTAAAATTTCAAGATGGGACGAAGTTTACATATGATAAGGAAAAACATCATTTAGAGATTGAAGTAGTGGACAAAATAACACTGAAGGCTGGGGGATCAAGTATAGAAATGACAAAAAGTGGAATAAAACTGAAAGCAGAAAGGATCGACTTAAATTGA
- a CDS encoding phage portal protein encodes MMLKNFKQLFSKPKIKSSAWDAAGSGRRFFHFQPELGSINNLLSQSLETLRSRSRDMVRKNPYAANIIDTIVSNSIGTGIKPQSKAKNAEFRKKVQELWLKWTDEADSNGVSDFYGLQALVCRSMIEGGECFVRLRTRKLEDRFSVPLQLQVLESEHLDNKTNQTLGNGNVIRNGIEFNKLGQREAYYLFKEHPGEGSFGESVRVPANDVLHIYRPLRPGQIRGEPWLSNILLKLYELDQYDDAELVRKKTAAMFAGFITRLDPEANIMGEGEASEQGVALSGLEPGTMQLLDPGEDIKFSEPSDVGGSYEAFMRQQLRAIAIGTGITYEQLTGDLTGVNYSSIRAGLIEFRRRCAMLQHNIIVFQFCRPVWSRWLELAVLCGELSIDEKVVKAAKEEVKWIPQGFDWVDPLKDQQAQQMAVRNGFKSRSEVVSEMGYDVEEIDQEIAEDQKRANSFGLCFDCDVNVP; translated from the coding sequence AAACAACTATTTAGCAAGCCAAAAATCAAAAGTTCAGCATGGGATGCAGCAGGGTCAGGAAGAAGATTTTTTCACTTTCAACCAGAGTTAGGAAGTATAAACAATTTGCTGTCTCAAAGCCTTGAAACTTTACGTAGTAGATCACGTGATATGGTGAGAAAAAATCCATATGCAGCAAATATTATTGATACAATAGTAAGTAACTCTATTGGAACAGGAATAAAGCCGCAATCAAAAGCAAAGAATGCAGAATTTAGAAAGAAAGTGCAAGAATTATGGCTAAAATGGACAGATGAAGCAGATAGTAACGGAGTAAGTGATTTTTATGGTCTGCAGGCTCTAGTATGCAGAAGTATGATAGAGGGAGGAGAATGTTTTGTACGTTTAAGAACGAGAAAGCTGGAAGATAGATTTTCTGTACCATTACAACTGCAAGTACTTGAGTCTGAACATTTAGATAATAAAACAAATCAAACTTTAGGAAATGGTAATGTAATAAGAAACGGGATTGAGTTTAACAAGCTTGGGCAAAGAGAAGCATATTACCTATTTAAAGAACACCCTGGTGAAGGTTCGTTTGGTGAATCAGTGAGAGTGCCAGCAAATGATGTTTTACATATTTATAGACCATTAAGACCTGGGCAAATCAGAGGGGAGCCTTGGCTTTCTAATATACTGCTGAAGCTTTATGAGCTTGATCAATATGATGATGCAGAGCTGGTGAGAAAGAAAACTGCAGCAATGTTTGCTGGATTTATTACGAGACTCGATCCAGAAGCAAATATCATGGGAGAAGGTGAAGCAAGTGAGCAAGGAGTAGCACTATCTGGCCTGGAACCTGGAACAATGCAGCTTTTAGACCCAGGAGAAGATATAAAATTTTCAGAGCCGTCAGATGTTGGAGGAAGTTATGAAGCGTTTATGAGACAGCAGCTAAGGGCAATAGCAATAGGTACAGGGATAACATATGAACAGCTAACAGGAGATTTAACCGGTGTTAATTATTCATCCATTCGAGCAGGGCTGATAGAGTTTCGTCGTCGATGCGCTATGCTGCAACATAACATTATAGTATTCCAATTTTGCAGACCAGTATGGAGTAGATGGCTAGAATTAGCAGTGCTTTGTGGAGAACTGAGTATAGATGAAAAAGTAGTAAAAGCAGCGAAAGAAGAAGTAAAATGGATACCACAGGGATTTGATTGGGTAGATCCACTGAAAGACCAGCAAGCACAGCAAATGGCAGTAAGGAATGGATTTAAGAGTCGATCGGAAGTAGTATCAGAAATGGGTTATGATGTAGAAGAAATTGACCAAGAAATAGCAGAAGATCAAAAGCGTGCTAATTCTTTTGGACTTTGTTTCGATTGTGACGTTAATGTGCCATAA